A region of uncultured Desulfobacter sp. DNA encodes the following proteins:
- a CDS encoding 6-hydroxymethylpterin diphosphokinase MptE-like protein: MQNYREENLVCLKSTNQKLYQQVVKHTPVEIGTILPTKTGPTLKFHQPGEKFNFLCDENDVLGALQQNFPMLKKEETLNKTVCLLIGMGLGYRPLAALETRQDMYRMMVIEPSLDIFCTALTYVDLRPLFLSEKVTFFVGDIDWQQFDQTLVGFPISVDIFFSSYMVQFDWSKTLYTEAFNKARAYAAKAISAKGVFDKCGEQLFVNRIRNMALFREARNVDVLKGAFRDKPAILVSAGPSLDKSMADLKKAVGKCVIIAVDSAAVPLLNNGITPDFVTTLDFRDHNSDKLSPHLIKKAPFSLVAVISTSVPTARRLPLDHLFYCFQDNDTQTWLIDALKVQNLMKPAGTVASLSLSFAQMIEADPIIMIGHDFALVSEHADHVKGTVFNHNWHQGKNLITVQGVDGNMVKTQDFLLEFKQTFEEIMHHYPCRYINATAEGAHIEGTIVQNFEHVLKNDLMQEINVDATIKSALEKRPCVALSKLLKAANHQLREAQSRLKQVNSILSSNEKVVRFIENLSDPLSIKIDSFAKLPKQIQNYKQNILKARNRLKSFLPIEEVAAKMINEARIVQEIEKPDTYLEALRKEAKIITLEMGGHQKGLMTFCEEVVRLVSFLEQEDQLLSDLNADSSFSIKNALALTELCLKEMCPIKAIRVLELILSTAEKVSPDMDKAKLFMGVAKTQLLDFESAEKWWTIDMVQDKPVILNLLREQRREMGEYWLTRLTELALPRYLEWALRSCQEKEFVVKVKQENWEIAVQWFSYWIEKEKNADVTEEFLNLWIPVCEETPEWHYWKARCMAERDDKFAASVYLENHLLGSDHLYHSNEPSYPAWLAFLARLLMETDRFDQGIRKLTQAVALDANQAVLWEELGDTFFEHDDFASAAVAYEKCFIALPGKIHVLKKFGDCYLKQGFIEAAETAYQAVIQKDPVNEPAQSALQKLKQK; this comes from the coding sequence GTGCAAAACTATCGTGAGGAAAACCTGGTCTGCCTGAAATCAACCAATCAAAAGCTTTATCAGCAAGTCGTTAAACATACGCCGGTGGAAATTGGAACAATTCTTCCGACTAAAACCGGCCCGACATTAAAATTTCATCAGCCAGGAGAAAAGTTTAACTTCCTATGCGATGAAAATGATGTATTGGGGGCGCTTCAGCAAAATTTCCCCATGCTGAAAAAAGAGGAAACTTTAAACAAGACCGTGTGTCTCCTTATAGGAATGGGGCTTGGATATAGGCCTTTGGCCGCTCTGGAAACGCGTCAGGATATGTATCGGATGATGGTTATTGAACCTTCTCTGGATATCTTTTGCACCGCACTAACATATGTGGATTTGCGTCCGCTCTTCCTGTCTGAAAAAGTAACATTTTTTGTAGGAGATATCGACTGGCAACAGTTTGACCAAACTTTAGTGGGATTTCCCATCTCCGTAGATATCTTTTTTAGTAGTTATATGGTCCAGTTTGATTGGAGTAAAACGCTGTACACCGAAGCCTTCAATAAGGCAAGGGCCTATGCAGCCAAGGCTATTTCAGCCAAGGGCGTATTTGATAAATGCGGTGAGCAACTGTTTGTAAACAGAATCCGAAACATGGCACTATTCCGGGAGGCCCGCAACGTTGATGTCCTGAAAGGGGCATTTCGCGATAAACCGGCTATCCTGGTTTCTGCCGGCCCCTCTCTGGATAAAAGTATGGCCGATTTAAAAAAAGCCGTTGGGAAATGTGTTATTATTGCGGTGGATTCTGCTGCGGTTCCTTTGTTGAATAACGGAATTACCCCGGATTTTGTCACAACCCTTGATTTTCGGGATCACAATTCTGATAAACTGTCCCCACATCTAATAAAAAAGGCACCATTCTCCCTTGTTGCTGTTATTTCGACATCGGTTCCAACGGCCAGAAGGCTGCCCCTGGACCATCTTTTTTACTGTTTCCAGGATAATGATACTCAGACGTGGTTGATTGACGCCCTAAAAGTACAAAACCTTATGAAACCTGCCGGCACGGTGGCGTCTTTGTCTCTTTCATTTGCCCAGATGATTGAAGCTGATCCAATTATAATGATAGGGCATGATTTTGCACTGGTTTCGGAACATGCCGATCATGTAAAAGGAACTGTGTTCAATCATAACTGGCATCAAGGGAAAAATTTGATTACTGTTCAAGGTGTTGATGGGAACATGGTTAAAACCCAGGATTTCCTTTTAGAGTTTAAGCAGACTTTTGAAGAAATTATGCATCATTATCCCTGTCGTTATATCAATGCGACAGCTGAAGGCGCTCATATCGAGGGTACAATTGTTCAAAATTTTGAACATGTGCTTAAAAATGATTTAATGCAAGAGATCAATGTGGATGCGACTATCAAGTCTGCATTGGAAAAAAGGCCTTGTGTTGCCCTTTCAAAATTGCTTAAAGCAGCCAATCATCAACTCCGTGAAGCACAATCACGACTCAAACAAGTTAATTCGATTCTATCAAGCAACGAAAAGGTCGTCCGGTTTATAGAGAATTTAAGCGATCCGTTATCTATAAAGATAGATTCCTTTGCCAAGCTTCCTAAGCAGATCCAAAATTATAAACAAAATATTTTGAAAGCACGAAATAGATTAAAATCATTTCTGCCCATTGAGGAAGTGGCGGCTAAAATGATCAATGAGGCCCGGATCGTCCAGGAAATTGAAAAACCCGATACCTACTTGGAAGCTTTAAGAAAGGAGGCAAAAATCATTACCCTTGAAATGGGGGGGCATCAAAAAGGATTGATGACTTTTTGTGAGGAGGTTGTAAGACTTGTTTCGTTTTTGGAACAGGAAGATCAGCTTCTTTCAGATTTGAATGCCGATTCGTCATTTTCAATCAAAAATGCACTGGCACTTACTGAACTTTGCTTGAAGGAGATGTGTCCCATAAAAGCGATCCGTGTTTTGGAGTTGATTCTTTCAACGGCAGAAAAAGTATCGCCGGATATGGATAAAGCCAAATTGTTTATGGGTGTTGCAAAGACACAATTGCTGGATTTTGAATCTGCTGAGAAATGGTGGACGATAGATATGGTCCAAGACAAGCCCGTGATACTGAATTTATTAAGGGAACAGCGGCGGGAAATGGGAGAGTACTGGTTAACAAGACTTACCGAGTTAGCGCTTCCTCGATATTTGGAATGGGCACTTCGGTCATGCCAGGAAAAAGAATTTGTTGTTAAAGTCAAGCAGGAAAATTGGGAAATTGCAGTTCAATGGTTTTCCTATTGGATAGAGAAAGAGAAGAATGCAGACGTTACAGAAGAGTTCTTAAATTTGTGGATACCTGTCTGTGAAGAAACCCCTGAATGGCATTATTGGAAAGCAAGATGTATGGCCGAAAGGGATGATAAATTCGCAGCGTCAGTTTATCTTGAAAATCATTTGCTTGGATCGGATCATCTCTACCATTCAAATGAGCCTTCATATCCGGCATGGCTTGCTTTTTTAGCCAGATTATTAATGGAAACTGACCGATTTGACCAAGGTATTCGAAAACTGACACAAGCTGTGGCGTTAGACGCCAATCAGGCTGTACTCTGGGAAGAACTTGGGGATACTTTTTTTGAACATGATGACTTTGCATCAGCCGCTGTAGCCTATGAAAAGTGCTTCATCGCTTTACCTGGAAAGATTCATGTCCTAAAAAAATTCGGCGATTGTTATTTAAAACAAGGCTTCATTGAAGCGGCAGAAACAGCCTACCAGGCAGTGATTCAAAAAGACCCGGTTAATGAGCCGGCTCAATCTGCGCTGCAAAAATTAAAACAAAAATAA